The sequence below is a genomic window from Methylocystis sp. IM3.
GGCTCGCTCCACGCGCCGATCGTCGCGCGGCTGTCATTGTGACGCTCAGAGCGGCGCGCCGTCCATGCCGATGCGGTGCATCAGATAGCACAGGCAATCCTGCTCCACCGCGCGGGGATCGACGGTGAGCATGGCGGGGATGGCCGGGCGCGTCAGCGTGATCTCGCCCCCTTCGTAGGCGAAATAATCATCCGGCGGCGAATGGTCGCCGTCGCCGGGCAGAATGTCGAGCCGCATACCGGCGCGGGCGACGCCGAAGGAGGCGCCAGGCTCCAGTTCGCTGAAATTCAGACGGTCGATGTCCGACCGGAACATGAAGTCGGCCGGCGAACCGTCGAAGGAGAAGGTCGCCCCGGCCGGCGGCTTGACGATGGCGCAGGTGCGCAGAAGATCGACGTCCTGCGCGGTCGGCGCGTGCTCGGGCAGATGCGAAATGGACAGCGCCGCATCGACGAGTTCGATCGCATGAGCGGTTGCAGAGCCCGCGCCCGCCTTGCCGCATTCGACCGTGATCGCCGGGCAGAGCTCGGCGAAGGCCGCCGCCTGCGTGCCGACCGGCCTCTGGAAATGCACGACCGTGCGCGAGAAGAGTTGCGCCAGCGAAATGAACTTCGGCTCCAATCGACGCACGCAGGCGTAATGCGGATTGAAGCCGGTGTTGTTGTGGATGTCGATGCTCCCAAAAAGACGGCGCGCCGCAGCGTAGTCATAGACCCATTGCGCCATCGCCGCCTGCGGATCGTCCGGATGGAGCGTCCCCGGCCACACGCGATTATAGTCGAGTTCCCCTGGGAGCGTGCGCACATTGGCGGCGGCGGCGCGCACATTGCCGATGAAGAACAGCAGCGCACGATTGAGCCCGCGCGGCGCATGGCGGCGCAGCACCGCCTGCATCGCTTCGAGCCCGCTATATTCGTTGCCGTGCAGCAGCGTGGAGACGAAGAGCGGTTCGAGGTCGCGCCCCGGCAGATCGAAAAGCGTGGGGCCGGGCAGAAGCTCGCTCAGCCTGTCCGCCGGGCAATCGAGGAAACCTTCGGGCAGTCGATCCATTACCGCGCAGGGCGCGTCGATCACGTTCATCCTCACAAATCCCATTCGTGCACGGGCGCGCCGCTACGTTGTCCTTCGCAATAGGCGGCCATCATGGCGAAAAGATCGCCGTCGCAGGCGTCGAGCGCCTTGCGCTGCCAGGCGGCGCCGGTCTGGCCCGAGCGCACCCGCGCCTCGATCACGTCGAGATGGCCGCGCGCATCCGTCACGCCGAGATCGGAGAGCCCCTGCCGCGCCAGCGGGATCAGCCGCTCGGTGAGCAGCCGGTCGGCGCCGATCTCGCCCACCCCCGTCCAGATCAGCACGGCGTCGAGTCCGTGGCGCGCCGCCGTGTAGAAGTTGCGCCGCGCTTCCTCGAAGGAGAGGCCGCCCGTTCCATTGTCGCCCTGAACGGCCAGCGCGCGGGCGAGGCCGAGATACAGCGCGGCGTTGGCCATCATGTCGATGAAGGTCGGGCCGGCGGGCAGGATGCGGTGCTCCACGCGCAGATGCGGCGCGCCATCCGCGTCGAAGCCGATCAGCGGCCGATTCCAGCGCCAGATGACGCCATTGTGCAGACGCAGATGGCGCAGGGCGTCGGGGCCGTCCTCGAAGGCGATGGGCAGCAGCGGGTCATAATCGCGCAGATTCTCCTCGAAGATTTCGAGAAGGGACTGCCCGGCGTAGCCCGAGCCCATGCAGACGCGCGCCGGGCCGGGCACATCGACCGCCTGCTCGAAAAGCGGAATGCGCGTTTCTTCCCACAGCGCCTTGCCGAAGAGGAACGGCGCGTTTCCGCTTGCGGCGAGAATGGGCGCCGAGGCGGCGATGGAGGCGTTGTAATAGAGATGCGCGAGATCGGCGGGCGACTTGAGGTGAACCTGGAAGGACGTGGTCGCCGCCTCGAGCATGAGGTCGCGGTGCTCGGAGACGAGATGCTCCCGGCCCAATATGTCGACCCTGAGCGGCCGGCCGCCGCGCATGCGCAGCACCTCGCTGTTGAGCGCATAATAGCGATTGAGCGGGGACATGTTGCCAAGCGTCATGTCCTCGTCGCGAATCGTGGGCAGCGTGCCGATCAGCACCAGATTGGCGTCGAGGCGATGCGCCGCCTCGTTGCACTGACGCCAAACCTCCATCAGCCTGTCCTGCGCGCGGCCGAGCGCGTCGCCTTCGAGGGTTAGCGGCTCACAGTTCAGCTCCAGGTTGAAGCGCGACAGCTCCGGCACGACCAGAGGATTGTCCAGCGTTTCAAGCAGCCGCTGATTGATCGGCGCCGGGAAGTAATTGTGGTCGAGAATCCAAGTTTCGACCTCGAAGCCGAGCATGTGGCCGGAGCGCGAGAATTTGTCGGCCGCAAACAGCGCCCGCGCGCATTCGGTCTCCTCGGCGAGCCGGGCCGCGAAACGGGCCTTGTCCTCGCCGGTGAAGCCTGTGGCTTTTATTTCCTCGCCCACGACGCCCCCCTGTCTATGCGCTTTTATTACCTGGAAGCGAGTCCGGGAAGTAGGCGTCGACAATCGCTCCCCGGCGACGCTACCGCAAAACCAAGGGACGCCGTAAGAAGGACGCGAAAAGAAAGGGCCGCCCCTTGTCCGACATCGCTTATGTAAACGGCGTCTTCACGCCGCTCCAAGACGCCCGCGTCTCGATCCTCGACCGCGGTTTCCTCTTCGCCGACGGCGTCTATGAGGTCGCCGCGGTGATCGAGGGCCGGCTGATCGACAATGACGCACATATGGCGCGGCTCCTGCGCTCGCTCGGCGAACTCAGGCTCGAAAGCCCCGTGCCGATAGAAGAGATCGTCGAGATCCAGCGGGCGCTCGTCGCCAGCAACGGCGTTGCGGAGGGGCTCGTCTATCTCCAGATCACGCGCGGAGCGGCAGAGCGGGACTTCTCCTTCCCCAAGAACGTGAAACCGACCCTCGTCGGCTTTACGCAGAAGAAGAACATCCTCGCCTCTCCGGCGGCGCAGACGGGCGTAAACGTCCTCACGGTCCCCGATCTTCGCTGGGCGAGGCGCGACATCAAGAGCATCGCCCTGCTGGCGCAGGTGCTCGCCAAACAGGCGGCGACGGAGGCGGGTTGTCAGGAGGCCTGGATGGTCGATCACGAGGGCTTCGTCACAGAGGGCTCGTCCTCCACGGCCTTCATCATCACCAGGGGCGGGGCGATCGTGACGCGGCCCAATTCGGCCGCGATCCTGCCCGGATGCACCCGCCGCGCCGTGACGGCGCTGGCCGAAAGCGAAGGGCTCACGGTGGAGGAGCGGCCGTTCTCTGTGGCGGAAGCTCACGAGGCGGCGGAAGCCTTTCTGACCAGCGCATCCAATCTGGTTCTCCCTGTCATCTCCGTCGACGGCCGTCCTGTCGGGGCCGGCGCGCCGGGCGAAAGAGCGAAG
It includes:
- a CDS encoding D-amino-acid transaminase, which encodes MSDIAYVNGVFTPLQDARVSILDRGFLFADGVYEVAAVIEGRLIDNDAHMARLLRSLGELRLESPVPIEEIVEIQRALVASNGVAEGLVYLQITRGAAERDFSFPKNVKPTLVGFTQKKNILASPAAQTGVNVLTVPDLRWARRDIKSIALLAQVLAKQAATEAGCQEAWMVDHEGFVTEGSSSTAFIITRGGAIVTRPNSAAILPGCTRRAVTALAESEGLTVEERPFSVAEAHEAAEAFLTSASNLVLPVISVDGRPVGAGAPGERAKRLRAIYLDFARATAI
- a CDS encoding M14 family metallopeptidase; amino-acid sequence: MNVIDAPCAVMDRLPEGFLDCPADRLSELLPGPTLFDLPGRDLEPLFVSTLLHGNEYSGLEAMQAVLRRHAPRGLNRALLFFIGNVRAAAANVRTLPGELDYNRVWPGTLHPDDPQAAMAQWVYDYAAARRLFGSIDIHNNTGFNPHYACVRRLEPKFISLAQLFSRTVVHFQRPVGTQAAAFAELCPAITVECGKAGAGSATAHAIELVDAALSISHLPEHAPTAQDVDLLRTCAIVKPPAGATFSFDGSPADFMFRSDIDRLNFSELEPGASFGVARAGMRLDILPGDGDHSPPDDYFAYEGGEITLTRPAIPAMLTVDPRAVEQDCLCYLMHRIGMDGAPL